In Shouchella patagoniensis, the following are encoded in one genomic region:
- the cyoE gene encoding heme o synthase produces the protein MRTVKIEKNIQNTSLAAPKQAFSQVLSETLKTGIIKSNLLAMVAGLSLAMYITGISFGDKVAEIILAVIGSTFVIGAAGAFNNLYDRDIDAIMDRTKNRPTVTGRMQPKNALILGIALSFMGLLLLAAATPLAALFGFLGLFLYVVPYTMWSKRRTIYNTEIGSISGAVPPLIGWAAISADLLHPAIIGLFVVMVIWQMPHFYAIAIRRHDEYKAANVPMLPVVKGFKRTYMQTNVYLVVLVASSFLFVSFSWIITSVALVLAIAWLALSVIGYRRMEPKKWATLMFVFSLNHLVILFTAIIGYSLLAPLF, from the coding sequence ATGAGAACGGTAAAAATAGAAAAAAACATCCAAAACACCTCTCTTGCTGCGCCTAAGCAGGCATTTTCGCAAGTGTTATCAGAGACATTAAAAACCGGTATTATTAAATCCAATTTACTAGCTATGGTTGCTGGTTTAAGTTTAGCTATGTATATTACTGGAATATCTTTTGGCGATAAAGTAGCGGAAATTATTTTAGCTGTGATTGGTTCAACATTTGTTATCGGAGCAGCTGGAGCATTTAATAACTTATATGATCGTGATATTGATGCGATTATGGATCGGACAAAAAATCGCCCAACCGTTACAGGAAGAATGCAACCTAAAAATGCACTTATCCTTGGAATAGCTCTTTCATTTATGGGATTGTTGTTGTTAGCTGCTGCTACACCCCTTGCTGCTTTATTTGGTTTTCTAGGATTGTTTTTATACGTTGTTCCTTATACGATGTGGTCAAAACGCCGCACGATTTATAATACGGAAATTGGAAGCATCAGTGGAGCCGTACCACCGTTAATTGGATGGGCTGCTATTTCAGCTGATCTGCTGCATCCAGCGATTATTGGTCTTTTTGTTGTGATGGTTATTTGGCAAATGCCACACTTTTATGCGATTGCGATTCGTCGTCATGATGAATATAAAGCAGCAAATGTTCCAATGCTACCTGTTGTAAAAGGGTTTAAACGGACATATATGCAAACAAACGTCTATTTAGTGGTACTTGTTGCATCAAGTTTTCTGTTTGTATCATTTAGCTGGATTATTACGTCAGTGGCATTAGTGTTAGCAATCGCATGGCTTGCATTGAGCGTAATTGGCTACAGACGAATGGAACCTAAGAAATGGGCTACGTTAATGTTTGTTTTCTCATTAAACCACTTAGTCATTTTATTTACAGCCATTATCGGATACTCGTTGCTTGCGCCATTGTTTTAA
- a CDS encoding CcdC family protein: MAVLMGSAALVIRMKASKKPTSARRIMIPPLAMSTGFLMFLYEPTRPSTFHIGEALLVGLLFSTVLIYTSKFERRDGDIYLKRSKAFAYILAALLIIRIVLRLIVGQEINPAELSGMFFLLAFGMLLPWRVAMLIRYFKLRRSIDDVSSTV, translated from the coding sequence ATGGCGGTTCTCATGGGAAGCGCAGCCCTTGTGATTCGCATGAAGGCTTCTAAAAAGCCAACCTCGGCGCGCAGAATCATGATTCCACCACTTGCAATGTCTACTGGTTTTCTTATGTTCCTCTATGAACCAACTAGGCCATCAACATTTCATATTGGAGAAGCGTTGCTCGTAGGCTTGTTGTTTTCCACCGTGTTGATTTATACATCTAAATTCGAACGTCGAGATGGAGACATTTATTTAAAACGATCGAAAGCGTTTGCTTATATTTTAGCCGCGCTCCTTATTATTCGAATCGTGTTGCGACTCATTGTTGGACAAGAAATAAACCCAGCAGAATTATCTGGAATGTTTTTCTTGCTCGCATTTGGCATGCTCTTGCCATGGAGAGTGGCAATGCTTATTCGTTATTTTAAATTAAGACGCTCTATTGATGATGTATCATCGACGGTTTAG
- a CDS encoding DinB family protein, whose protein sequence is MTYKAFTFARFANEQIVENTSADYIDIIPAGFKNSIQWNYGHILVIAEHVLSHAPAYQKTVPKAFYHPFAKGSSPKQWTDQVPSISELQKTSMAQQQAIHTLINTEGGAGPTTAFTLYNQSFQTVDELLSFIAFHEGMHYRTLLHYNTVFNKQ, encoded by the coding sequence ATGACATATAAAGCTTTTACATTTGCTAGATTTGCTAATGAACAAATTGTCGAGAACACTTCTGCAGACTATATTGATATTATTCCAGCTGGATTTAAAAATTCGATTCAATGGAACTATGGTCACATTCTTGTCATTGCTGAACATGTCCTTAGCCATGCTCCAGCATATCAAAAGACGGTTCCAAAAGCGTTTTATCACCCATTCGCGAAAGGATCTAGTCCAAAGCAATGGACAGATCAAGTGCCCTCAATTTCTGAACTTCAAAAAACATCAATGGCACAACAACAAGCCATTCACACACTTATTAACACCGAAGGCGGCGCTGGACCAACAACAGCCTTTACACTTTATAACCAATCTTTCCAAACCGTTGACGAACTACTCAGTTTTATCGCTTTCCATGAAGGGATGCATTACCGAACTCTTCTTCATTACAACACTGTCTTTAATAAGCAATAA
- a CDS encoding manganese-dependent inorganic pyrophosphatase, with protein sequence MTKTLIFGHKNPDTDTICSAIAYADLKKQLGYDTEPVRLGEVNGETAYALETFHAEIPRLIEKASNEVNQVILVDHNERQQSVSDIEEVQVVEVIDHHRIANFETADPVYYRAEPVGCTATIIKKIYNEHDLEIPKNIAGLMLSAIISDSLLFKSPTCTEEDRKAASELAEIAGIDAHEYGLNMLKAGADISEKTSEQLLIIDAKEFSMGEYSVEIAQVNTVDINDILSRKEELEGAIQTTIASKELDLFVFVITDILENNSTALVLGTHTQAFDKAFNTTLNNHVAELPGVVSRKKQVVPPLTEAFLQK encoded by the coding sequence ATGACTAAAACGCTTATTTTTGGACACAAAAACCCTGATACAGATACAATCTGTTCAGCTATTGCTTATGCTGACCTAAAAAAACAGTTAGGTTATGATACAGAACCAGTAAGGCTCGGCGAAGTAAATGGAGAAACGGCCTACGCACTTGAAACATTTCATGCAGAAATACCTCGCCTCATTGAGAAAGCATCGAATGAAGTAAATCAAGTCATTCTTGTCGACCATAATGAACGGCAACAAAGTGTCAGCGATATTGAAGAAGTTCAAGTAGTGGAAGTCATTGACCACCATCGTATTGCAAACTTCGAAACGGCAGACCCAGTTTATTACCGCGCCGAACCAGTGGGATGTACAGCGACAATCATTAAAAAAATCTATAATGAGCATGATCTAGAGATTCCAAAAAACATTGCTGGTCTTATGTTGTCCGCTATTATCTCTGATTCTCTTTTGTTTAAATCTCCAACTTGCACTGAAGAAGATCGTAAAGCTGCAAGCGAACTCGCAGAAATTGCTGGCATTGACGCTCATGAATATGGCTTAAATATGTTAAAAGCGGGAGCAGATATTTCAGAGAAAACGTCAGAACAACTTTTAATTATTGATGCAAAAGAATTCTCTATGGGTGAATATTCAGTTGAAATTGCCCAAGTGAATACCGTCGATATCAATGACATTCTTTCAAGAAAAGAAGAACTAGAAGGTGCAATTCAAACAACAATTGCTTCTAAAGAACTTGACTTGTTTGTCTTTGTAATTACGGATATTCTTGAAAATAATTCAACTGCCCTTGTTCTTGGTACGCATACTCAAGCATTTGATAAAGCATTCAACACTACACTTAACAATCATGTTGCAGAGTTGCCAGGTGTCGTTTCAAGAAAGAAACAAGTAGTTCCCCCTCTTACAGAGGCATTTTTACAGAAGTAA
- a CDS encoding YisL family protein yields the protein MESDGFFIEYFSIFRGIHEGSWAFLAVLFIIAYFLYRGRKLKAGTILHMIARLFYILMLVSGVGMLVAWEFPLMYVVKGLLAVLLIAFMEVATGKAKRNENSLGSLFIVFLLLLVVVLMGFGVIRF from the coding sequence ATGGAATCAGACGGTTTTTTTATCGAATATTTCTCGATTTTTAGAGGGATTCATGAAGGTTCATGGGCGTTCCTAGCTGTTTTATTTATCATCGCGTACTTTTTATATCGTGGTCGCAAACTGAAAGCTGGAACGATCTTACATATGATTGCTAGATTGTTTTACATTTTAATGCTTGTATCTGGAGTAGGGATGTTAGTTGCCTGGGAGTTTCCATTGATGTACGTTGTCAAAGGGTTGCTAGCTGTTCTTTTAATTGCGTTTATGGAAGTGGCGACAGGTAAAGCGAAACGAAATGAAAACAGCCTAGGCTCGCTGTTTATTGTTTTTTTATTGCTTCTTGTTGTTGTTTTAATGGGTTTCGGCGTTATTCGCTTTTAA